The Juglans microcarpa x Juglans regia isolate MS1-56 chromosome 8D, Jm3101_v1.0, whole genome shotgun sequence genomic sequence gtacccTTACTCGCACATATGCATCGATGGCTACATCTTCCTGGGCTAAAGTTCTCGAAGATATGAAAGACCACATCAAAAATTGTTGCTTGGTAATAAGTTACTTAGCaaaaaattaagtataatatgttaatttgtaattagtttgtatttatactaattatttataattttttgatggACAATTTTTTGATGGCCGACCAGAGGATCGACTAACGGTTGAGGAGCCAATGTCCAATGCATTCCGGAGTTACAAAAGTTGATGTCATGCACACTATCGGAAGTTCAGTACTGCAACAGAGGCTCGTCAAAATCTATTCCAAGCAAtgccaccaaacgaatgggagaagGTTTGGGATATGTTTAAAGATCAAgcttatcaggtaatttcgatgctatcttttttataatatatgatagatgtattaaacatatagatataatattttttctgtttttagcaacggagtattccgaacaaagcaaataaatcaagtttaacgatacaccatcatcgtttatctaaaaaaatggtaatgtTATACTAATCctcgttaaatattaacatatatacttTTCTAATTTAAGTTATAATATAGATTTCCCTTTTGCATTAAGAAGAAAGTCCTACTGACAATAATCTGACCCAGTTGTAcgaaaaaatacataaaaatcgtgatggtgtttggaccAGTCTTGAAGCAGAAGCAAATTATGttactttaactttttttagttcaattgtctaataatatttttattacttatactaactttaatattttttttgtaggaaaAGATAATATCACTTAAGGAAACTGCTGCTGATTCATCTGAtgaatcatctgtcaacgatgcttagatattttctcaagttcttggaccacgttctggatatttgaggggtttaggacGTTACGTGAAGTCATCCTtcacatcatcatcctcttctcaaGTCAAATCGAAGGACAAAACTGAGGAATTAGAGGAAGTAAGGCTTGACATAGAACATTTGAtgtccaaggaaaaagagttacTGACTCAATTAGATCAAGTAGCGGATTAGAAGAAAACATGCAGAAGAAGTTGGAGATTCAatcccaaaaaatgtttgaacaatggCAATCAATGATGTCCTAAAACTCTATGGCACCACCAAAATCCtagaacttatttttctttaattgcctttttactattttgtcctaaaacatttgaacaaatgcgatatttaaattacattatttaatattagtatcgtatttttaattaaaatcagCTATGTATCATGAATACTATTCGAACGGAAAATACTCAGTTCGAACAGGAAATTGCAATTTATAAACCTGCGAGCTTTTTACCTTGCATTCAAACCGGAAAACAAAACCATTCGAATAACTTGAGAAAAATCCAGTCCGTTCGAACTGCAAAACCTAGCGTTCGAATCGACTTCCATTTGAACAATTGTTTTATATTCAAACTGGCAGCAATCATTCATATTAATTGTGTTCGAACACTTTGTCCGTTTAAAGTCGTTGGAATCAAGTTTCTGTACCGTTCGAACTGTTTCAGGTTTGTTTGAACAGAAGGATTTCCATTCGAACAGACTTTTTGGACGAaacttttttcatctaaaaaacaATTCTCGTTCAAACACCTACGACTGGATCTAcccaatttcgtccctaaaagtattgttttgggacgaaaatcaaattttgtcccaaaaaaccTTTTGAGACGGGCTTTTTGAGACAACTTAGAGATGAACTTTTTTCGTCTCAAATGactttttatgatgaaaatggggttttttgggacaaaatgatTCGTTTCAAAAAACCATTTCTCTTGTAGTGACTTaaagatttaattttcttaaagaaGCGTCAGATATAAAGAttacttataataaataaagttattttgtattaaaatactaaaatcataaATGACTGTTCGCAGaagcatttataaaaaatttcttgaaCTTTGtactataaaaatcataacttaaaatctttgaCATAATCTAGGCCACTTCACACCTCCCTGGACTAAATCTCGTCCTGCAGCtataccttcataaatattttgacctaAGAATTATTGGGCTGGTTCGTTATAGAGCATGATGTCATTGACGGAAATTGCTATCACAAAAAACCAGCTTAAAGGTTCCATTCCAATTGAGTTTTGTAACTTGAAATCACTATTCATTTATTGACCTTTCACATAATAATCTATCTGGCTCTATACCCTCTTGCTTCAAATGGTCTGCAATCCAACATGttcatttgaataaaaataggcTAACCGATCCCATTATCAGTGTATTCAAGGATTGCTCTGATTTAATCACTCAATCTGGAGATAACTACCTTATAGGCAACATTCCAGATTGGACCAGCAACCTTTCAAGTCTGAGCATTCTTCTCTTTAAAGCAAATATTTACATGgaaaaatttcatttcaattaGGCCTTTCAGAAGAACTCAACTTGTTCGATCTTTCCCACAGTAGTTTTTCTGGTCAAATACCTCATTGCTTGACTAACATTACTTTTGAGCCAACATACCTAAAATCTACTATATGCCATGACTATGCCAGAACATATATccctatattaaaaaattcgtCACTCTTGTAATCCGCAATGATAATGAGCAGTGAAACTGGCTTGATTTCTTACTATGAAAATAATATCTTCCCAACAGTGGATGCACTACAAATAGTGGAGTTTACACCAAAGAGTAGAACTCTCTCCCACAAAGGTGACATCCTCGACTACATGTCTCGGATTGACCTTTCATGCAACAAGTTAGAAGGAGAAATTCCACCTGAACTTGGAGACTTGAGGAACACCCATAAGTACCTATCTTTCAACAATATAACCGGATCCATTCCCACCCAATTCTCGAAGCTTAGATCTATCCCATAATAACTTGGATGGTATTATCGCCCCTCAACTAATAGAGTTGAACTCTTTGGCCATCTTCAAAGTTGCACACAAATCATTTTTGGGGTTCAACACCATAAAGAAAAGCTCAATTCGATACATTTGATGAAAGCAGTTATGAGGAAAATCCTCTCCTGTGTGAACCTCCATTACATAAGGCTTGTACTAAAATTGAACCACCATCTTCCATTCCAACTGATGATGAGGGAGATGAAGCTTGTAATTTTATGGACTTGGAAGTCTTCTACATTAGCTTTGTGGTGTCTTATATGACAATGTTGTTGGAAATTGTTGTCGTTCTCTATATAAATCCACTTTGGCGACATGTATGATTTAACTTCGTTGAAGTGTGCATCTCCACttgcttttattttgttgtgatcAACACTTGTAAGCTATCTAGCTTTAGAATTGTAGAGCTTTGTGTTTGATGTTTGCACTTTCGTATGTCTTCTAGTTTTATTTCTTCAATCTCAAGCTTGAAGTTTTAATTACTCTgaataataacaaaaagaaataaaaatataataaaaaaactctgaataataacaaaaagaaataagaatataatCTATCATTATGGAAAAGCTGAATGGCATTTTAAGCGCTAGCTTCAGAATGAAAATTTCCATAAGCATGAGGGTctgaagaaattcatgggcctaactcatctcataaaaccggtccaacaagagatgattgcttatttcttataaacatgcccaagaTCTTGTCCAtaggcaatgtgagattattcctcaacaccctccctcacATGCAAGCCAGTATTTTTTTCTGGTCCTTGTCACGGGGTAAGTAGTGTGGACCCCCATTCATCCTATGATGGGCTCTGATactatgaagaaattcataggtctaactcatctcataaaatcggttcATCAAAATAGGATTgctcatttcttataaatatgcCCAAGACCTTGTTCacaggcaatgtgagattattcctcaacaagCTCATCATTATGAATTTGCTGCTAGTCCCACTAAAATCAAGTTGATTTTTGATAACCGTAATTTCATGCCATGGTTAATTGCTTTGCTTTACAGACGATGACATATTGACTGAGCTAATTAATGGGCTCCGAAGCTTGCATGCCGATGATTTTAGAGGCTGAAAAATGGAAAGATGAAGATATGGGTCGATTAAAAGATCAGGCAATTAATGACCATGCTTCCTCAAATTCCAATCACGCAAGATGCTTGAACAACACATATTGCTTTACGAgttaattttgtgatttttttctaCCAATGTCAATTCATGAAAGCTCAAGCAAACAATCAATTGTTTCTTATCCAAGTATCAAAGCTCAATTTAGAGCTTTGAAAAACGATACAATCAAGGTAATATAAATGGATTAGTCTATCACCATGCTAGAGATATTCTTGGAGTTATCTTTCTATATTGTAACAACATGAGAGCAACTTGCCTTACCGCCAACCCAACCTCGATCACATGCAcgaacaaaacatattgaatTTGATTACTATTGTTTCCATAACAATTTAGTTTCATTTATTCTTGATGTTGAACTTTCTtagtatataaattaaataattaaatccaccTATGactatcaatttaaatttttgggacaaataataatttaacgtCATTTGAAAGACGAGGTCTTAAGTTTGATCACTGACTCCACACTGctgattaaaaattaatattttccatGTCAGGCCTACTAATTAAACAGGTGCCTAGCACATGAGAGGAAGTCTTATTGTTTCGTGCACTTGGCTCTCTAAAACCAACAACTACAAAATTTCTAATTTGTAAACTAGTTCCCAATCACCCTTTATACACATAAATAACATTACTTGCACACATTCTTGAAGAATGTCATGAGAAATTTCAAAAAGCCCTGAAGATGTTATTAGATGAATAGAGTCCTCTCCATTTCAAGTGAAActcgttttgttttttaaaacatGGCATATCATTTATGTAGTAGCAATCTTTCAATTAGGGGTATGAACATGAGAAAGAGAAAGTGCAAGAGTAACAGAAAGGCAATGGCCACTAACTCAACCCTACCAGCCTCCATGCCAATAGGGTCATCAACTAAGGCTTTGGTGGCTACAAGAGCTCCGACTCaagtaaaatatgaaattatgtctCTACTCAAAGAGAATGAAGTGTTAATGGTTGAGAAAGACTTCCATATAACTATTTTCTTGAAAGGTTTATGATAGGTCAAATATTCCCCCAAGGGAATTAGACCGAATCTCACTACATTAGGGTCGTAAGCCAAATTTCACAATCGCAACTGCCATAACACATGAGTACAGAATTCAAATCCATCAATCATTAATAAGGATTTAATGACATAACGGACAATGTGGGAAATTAATGGCCATCCAATACAATACTCAACCAACCCGTATAAATAGGGACTAAGGTACCTACTAAAGGATGACAACtgaatacaaaaacaaatagaaGATACACTTTTCTATCATTGACTTAAGCATCAAAGGTGTCCCTCACCACAGTGAGCCACTTTCCCTTCTATAGTTGCAGCTAGCTAAGGATTGTTTTCGGGAAATACAAAACATGTCCATAACAGTTGGCATCGTCTGAAAGTTCAACATGCTTTTCGTTTGTTTGCAACAACACGATCCCAAGCAACCTGTGACCATGAAACAACGACAACAAGCAAACAGTCGAACTTAGGATGGAGGGAAGATTCTCATAAATGGAAGAAAGACTGAGGAAGATGACCTTAGAGATGGAGActcaaacaagaaaatgaagctCTAAGCCAAAGATGTGCAGGCTCCAGAAAAGACGTTGCACCAAGCCACAACAAGCGAAACAAGGTGGAGTCACAAAGTGTGGGTAGAGCAGCCTTTGACGACAAGGAGAAGAGGAAACTGCACCACGACCTACACAACCTCATggaaaagtatgaggagatggttAAGAGAATAGGCACATCCTTGTCTGTCGATCGTCTACTCAACCACACAGATATGCCCTACAGCACAGGTGCTACTCCCACCTAAATTCAAAGTTTCGCAAATCGAACTATACAATGGGTCTAAGGGTCGCCACTCCCACCTAAATTTAAAGTTTCGCAGATTGAGTTGTACGATGGATCCAAGGATCTTGTCGAACACTTGGAGATGTTCAAATCCCACATGACCCTCAATGGTTTCCTCGGGGAAATCACATGTCAAGCTTTCCACTTAATTCTAAAAGGAGCAATGAGAGGGTGGTCTGGAGCTTTACAACCAGGCTCCATAGATAGTTTTGAGGAGCTGGGCAGAGAATTCTTGACTCAGTTCATGACTCAGGCAACCAACTGCATACCTCCTGACTGTCAAGTAATAGGAGGATGAGAGTTTGAAGGCCTGTCTTGCAAGGTTCAAAGAGCACATGACGGTAGATGATCAAGATGACAAGATCACTCTGACAACACTTTTAGGAGGCGTATGGCCTATAAACCCCATTCATGGTAGAATTGACGAGAAATACTCCAATGATATTACGAGAATTGATGGACATGGCGGTTGACATTAGTAATGCCGAGGATACTCTCAAGGCCTTAATTGACCCAAGAATGTCCTAGTTGGAGCAAGCATAGTGTATATTGAAAGAAACAAGCAACGAAAAGATTCGAGAAAAGAATGAGAAGACAAGGAAGAGACTGTACAACAAAAGGAGAACGATATATTTGAGTTTGAATGTTCAGATAGGAAGTAAGGAATTTGTATGAAGCGCTGGAAACCAAGGCAAAAGAACTTGCGGCTTTTGCACCTACTACAACATGGAATGGCACTGGACGAAAGATTGCCACTTCCTAAAACGGAGGATAGAGGCAATGCGGGAGAATGGGGAGCTGGAGTAATTGGTCGCCCAACATTCCTCACCATTAAGACAGTCATTGGACAGAGGGCAAGAACAGACCTAGAGTTCCTGCAATAGTGGAACCCCGAAGTGGATAAGGACAATGCGAGGGAATCCCAAGGGCGTCCTCACCAAAGTCCCAACAGAAATGACATGCCCCTTGGTGAGATCCAAACAATAGTGGCAAGATTTGTCAGGGGCAATTCAACCTCTTCCAATAGGAAGGCACAAGCTCAGAAGGCCAGATACGGAGAAGTTTTCGCTGTGGAGAGACCACCAAAACAAGCAAAGGATCATAAGACAATCGCCATATCCTTCAGTGGCAAAAATTGCAAAGTAGTCCAGTACCCACATGATAATGCACTAGTAGTGACGTTGCTGGTAACCAATTACACCACCCAGAGAATACTAATCAACAATAGAAGTTCAGTTGACAATAGACAACAATTAAAGCAACTCTTGATCTAACACAAGGACGTGTTCACTTGGAACCATGAAGATATGTCCAAAATTGACAATGAAGTCATCGAACATCGCCTCTGTGTAAACCCCGAGGCACAAATTAGGGCATAAATGATGGAGCTTTAGTATAGAAAAGTACACGGGGATAGCAAAAGCAGTGGACACGAAATActttaggtataaaataatttaacaaaaataaatttacaaactgaaatGTCTTAATGTGTTACAACAGATTGTAAATTAGCTACTTTATTTTATAGTAGATTtaacatatcacataaaatcaagtcaatttataagttttttttttaataaaatctttttgtgagTGTAATATTTATTGATCCACAAACTGGGTCCATCATAAGGAGAATTTGTTATCGCCACAAAGCTTCATTTTTATCAAATGGATTGTCAATACATAGTTAAGAGCATAAACAAAACGTCCCAATATCATCAAGCTTGTCTTTCAGCTTGCTGAAATAGTTTGCAGCAACTAGTTGGAAActtataaatcatatataagTTTGTTATAGAGTTATATATTATGGagtctatttcatatatatatgtctttttTTTCTAGTTGAAATCACTGTTCTCAATTTAGTACTGTACCGGCCGATAGGGCCGATATTTGTCGTACCAGGTACCATATACATTTTGTACCAGCCGGTatcggcctcaatttcggcctgtaccgacctatatttcagcctgtaccggccgatatttttttactctcaattcagactagactatttataatttatatataatttattcatatatagactattattttgaaatataatttattcatatatcgactatcctgaaatggtacacgaaacggtacaggtaccgaaatatttcgttccagtgccttgactggTACGACTTCtgatacggtattcaaaatattggttGAAACTCTTAAATTTAATCAAatctttcaaaataaataatagttgcagtcatgagtGTGCAAGCTGCAATCAttatgaaaaaaagtaaataaatataaaaccctcatgaaaagaaattaattttttaataatagacctcactctttttcaaagtgactacACAATACTTGCGCATTTCACGACTACATGTAGAATTATTCATCTTTCAATAGATTCTTTTTTAGGAGACATCAACAGAATGTTTGCAGGTATATAGGAACTACAGTTGACACATCCTCAAACAATAATCGGTATGTATTACAGTAAACACATGTTCGGTTCTGATCACTTTCCAAGATCACCCAATTGTTTGATGAACTCATCCAAATTTGTATCTGAACTTCCTCCATTAACTGCACCTACGGCTGCAGCACTCAGCTCTTTGGCCAAAAGCCTCTCTGGCCTAGTCTCATCAACTGAGATGGCCAACAGCCGAGCCAACTCGGCTGACGTTGGAATGTTCTGAGTGCCCTCACAAGCTCTAATCGCAACCCCTAACTCATCCACCAACAACTTTGCGTTCGAGTACTGGTCCGCACCCATTGGCCATGTCAACATCACAACTCCCGCAGCAATCCCCTCCAGCACCGAGTTCCACCCGCAGTGAGTCACGAACACACCCACGGCTCGGTGGCTCAGTATTGTGACCTGCGGCGCCCATCCCCTTATAACAAATCCTCTGCCCTCCATGCGATCTTCGAACCCATCAGGAATCACGCCATGATCAGCATTCACCTGCTGCTGCTCGTCTTTGCGAGGCACCCTCACGCACAAAACAAATTGGACACTGCTTTGCTCTAACGCAGCAGTAAGCACATCCATCTGCCTTTGGGTCAACACCGCACGGCTACCGAAGCAAACATAGACAACCGAGTTGTCTGGACGAGCATCCAGCCAATTCATTAGCTCTTGGCACGGTACAGAGCTTACTCCACCTCTAACAATGTATTCCGGTAAATCACCGTTCTCAGGAGGCAATACGGGTCCTACGGCCCACACACGATCATTTCCGAGTTCTTTCTCCAGATGCGTAAAGTAAACGCGCTCCAACTCCATGAACGAGTTGAACACCATCCCCCAACTCACCGTATTGGCCAGCATGTCGTTTCTAGAAAATTCCAAATCCGAGTCCTCTTTTATGCTTTTATAATGTGCGGGAATCTGCCACCATGGGAATGCTGGGGAGTTCGGAATTTTTGGAAACGAAACTTGGAAATTGATATCCTGATCTGGATCAGCGTTTTCGGGTGGATCGCGACACATAGAGAGAGCAAACGACATCGAAAAGGCACCAGAAGGTGAGAAGACTAACCGTGGAACGCCGAGCTCGCACGCAAGATCTCGGGTCCAGCCGAGAAAGAAATCGGAGATAATAGCAACAGGAGGCGAGGAATGAGATCGGAACCATTGGAGGAGGATAGGATAGTGAAGGTCACGTAACGCGCGCATGGTAACAAGGAGCCTCTTCTGCGGAGGAGCTGTAATATCAGGGGATGGGAGAACCAAGTGTTTAAGAGAAGACGGGTGTGTGGAGATGTAAGGTTGAAGAAGAGGAAGGTTAGAGGTGGTGACAAAAACGGTGACAGTGAGGCCGCGGGTGAGCAGGCGATGGGCGAGGTCGAGCAAAGGTATAATATGGCCTGAGGTTGGGTACGGATAAGCGGCGATGTGCACGCCATTGGTAGACATGATTGAGATCGAAACTTTGGGGTGGCTATTCGGTACTGGGCAATGGCTCTAAACCCTGAGAAGCTTGTGCTGCTTATATATAAAACTGTTAAAAAGATGATATCAAATCactttcatttaatttttatattatttaagatATCTATTTTAtacgtaatttttttataaataaaaatatatattttgtaagaataaatatagatagaaatcaCTATTGGGAGCATTTATTTTGTATACATGATGTGGTATCAtttagaccacacatctccccAAGTGAGTGTTAAAAACAATCAACTAGAAACAGCTATACAGTAAATGCAAAATGTACACTACTACAATAGCTTCTctatagtattactcttattttatatttttttttttaaaaaaaaaagaaaagcagaagAGTCGGTGGGATTACTCAACTTGCTGCCAGTGATAGCAAATTTCTTGGTTTCGATCTGCTGTCTCCGGAGGTTTGACTACTCAATGCTTTTTGATATATGTTCTCACTTGCTTTGCGTCATGAATGACGTCTTTACATTCACAGCCAATCTTTCAATAGctaatttgtctttttttttttgttcggcTGAGTTACTGAATTTGTTTTAGTGGGCTGTATTTGTGATCTGTCAATATTTTATCAGCTTTATTTGCCTTAGTCTGGCCGAGGGCCATATCCGTTGCTGTCCAATTAGGAGTCCCTTCCAGTATATATACGGGAGGTAgtcgtttgtgggagtatcctGGAACCTTGAAGAACTTTTTTGATTTCTTGGAGGTTGGGTACCTCGAATACCTTGTATAATTACAGCATATATGAAGTagttttcatttccatttctaTTGCTTTCATCGATTTACATGTATCCATTACGATTAGTTCTATTCAAACTGTGGGgtatataacaaaattaaacagTATTTCCTGATCACAATGATAGGTAggttctctcttttctttttgcttggCTAGAATTTGTGTCCATCGTGGAAACCTTCCATCATGGAAAAGGCATCTTTTTAAACATCATCAAAGAGAATAAAGTTCATATTGCACGGCTGTCATTTAGCATATTTGAAAACAAGGTAACacggaagaagatgaagtttaTATTGGGTCGGTGTGACAAAGTTCGGATTGACCTTTAGCTCTTTGAGTTTTGTTTGGATCccgagaaaataaattttaaaatgataggAATTTAAAAGGTGTACTCTTATTGACGTGTTGAGAATTGTTGTAATATAACAAGGAAACGAATGGGAGATGGAATGAAGGTTGCCTTAATGAAAATGATATGCGCCTGGAAGGTGTTTGTGAAAAAGACTCAGA encodes the following:
- the LOC121243614 gene encoding UDP-glycosyltransferase 89B2-like, coding for MSTNGVHIAAYPYPTSGHIIPLLDLAHRLLTRGLTVTVFVTTSNLPLLQPYISTHPSSLKHLVLPSPDITAPPQKRLLVTMRALRDLHYPILLQWFRSHSSPPVAIISDFFLGWTRDLACELGVPRLVFSPSGAFSMSFALSMCRDPPENADPDQDINFQVSFPKIPNSPAFPWWQIPAHYKSIKEDSDLEFSRNDMLANTVSWGMVFNSFMELERVYFTHLEKELGNDRVWAVGPVLPPENGDLPEYIVRGGVSSVPCQELMNWLDARPDNSVVYVCFGSRAVLTQRQMDVLTAALEQSSVQFVLCVRVPRKDEQQQVNADHGVIPDGFEDRMEGRGFVIRGWAPQVTILSHRAVGVFVTHCGWNSVLEGIAAGVVMLTWPMGADQYSNAKLLVDELGVAIRACEGTQNIPTSAELARLLAISVDETRPERLLAKELSAAAVGAVNGGSSDTNLDEFIKQLGDLGK